From one Aquila chrysaetos chrysaetos chromosome 7, bAquChr1.4, whole genome shotgun sequence genomic stretch:
- the GATD3A gene encoding glutamine amidotransferase-like class 1 domain-containing protein 3A, mitochondrial — protein sequence MLASRGPALGTALRRAAPGGPFASIHCSARRRRPARVAVVLSGCGVYDGTEIHEASAILVHLSRGGAEVQMYAPDVPQMHVIDHSKGQPAEAESRNVLVESARIARGKIASLAKLTTADHDAVIFPGGFGAAKNLSTFAVDGKDCKVNREVERVLKDFHKAGKPIGLCCISPVLAAKVLSGAEVTVGHEEEEGGKWPYAGTAGAIKELGGKHCVKEVTEAHVDTKNKVVTTPAFMCETELHNIFDGIGAMVKNVLKLTGK from the exons ATGCTGGCCTCCCGCGGACCGGCCCTGGGCACCGCGCTGCGGCGGGCAGCGCCCGGCGGCCCCTTCGCCTCCATCCACTGCTCCGCtcggcgccgccgccccgcccgcgtCGCTGTG GTCCTATCTGGTTGTGGTGTCTACGATGGCACAGAAATCCATGAGGCCTCAGC CATACTGGTACACCTTAGTCGTGGGGGAGCTGAGGTTCAGATGTATGCTCCAGATGTTCCTCAGATGCATGTCATTGACCACAGTAAAGGGCAACCAGCTGAAGCTGAGTCAAG GAACGTTTTAGTGGAATCTGCAAGGATCGCTCGTGGTAAAATTGCAAGCCTGGCTAAGCTCACTACAGCAGACCATGATGCTGTGATATTCCCTGGTGGATTTGGAGCTGCTAAAAACTT ATCTACCTTTGCTGTTGATGGGAAAGATTGCAAGGTGAACAGAGAAGTTGAACGTGTCTTGAAAGACTTCCACAAAGCAGGCAAACCTATTGG TCTTTGCTGCATTTCACCAGTGTTGGCAGCAAAGGTTCTCTCTGGTGCTGAAGTAACCGTGGGCcatgaagaagaggaaggtggCAAGTGGCCTTATGCTGGGACTGCAGGAGCCATTAAAGAACTGGGAGGAAAGCACTGTGTGAAAGAAGTAACT GAAGCTCATGTGGATACAAAGAACAAGGTGGTGACTACCCCAGCATTTATGTGTGAAACAGAATTACATAATATCTTCGATGGCATTGGGGCCATGGTAAAGAATGTGCTAAAATTAactggcaaataa